One Candidatus Methylomirabilota bacterium genomic region harbors:
- a CDS encoding tetratricopeptide repeat protein, with translation MDELIASLQRAAAALKQGHHDEAEALARDAIARDPARADAHAILGAILTQRRRPADAEMAFREAVRLAPQSVPARLDLGDALLEQGKQRDAEAAYREAAALDPRAFRAQLKLGLVLEVQRRWAEAEGALRAAVALRPEHALAHLRLGVVSRRLRRPAEEEGALRRAVALAPRLIDAHHNLGVALLRQSRHAEAEAVLRRAVDLAPGNPVVRDALGQALAAQGRQGEAVVVFREALELAPTAVRTQVHLAHALRRERRWADAAQAYRAAIRGRRGDAMLHGHLGVTLAHGRRYGEAATAFREALRLDPDNATWHARFGRVLERQGRFPEAEAEFRQAIRLRPGDVGSLLGLAGVFRREGRWAEEAEAYRTALTLRPDDPNVHYDLGLALSAQGLDGEAEAVFRAAVAIEPATADFHVELGIALGRQGRHADAEVALREAIRLDPRDIVARGNLAVGLGRQGRFADAETVYRDALLIKPAHPALQRGLGVVLYLQGKYGPAEVALREAVRLRPGYAKTHADLGEMLVEQGRLAEAAESFGHAIEARPEIASAHRGLGGVRLAQGKLGEAEAAYREALRLRPDEGQNHFNLWTVLERQGKDADSEAAYRAAIALKPDFAEAHARLGSVLLRLGRPAEAEAAYAAAVRLHPDDRRFRSALDAVRRRLYS, from the coding sequence GTGGACGAGCTGATCGCGAGTCTCCAGCGCGCCGCCGCCGCGCTCAAGCAGGGCCATCACGACGAGGCGGAGGCGCTGGCGCGCGACGCGATCGCGCGCGATCCCGCGCGCGCGGACGCCCACGCCATCCTCGGTGCCATTCTCACGCAGCGCCGCCGCCCCGCCGACGCGGAGATGGCGTTTCGCGAGGCGGTGCGGCTGGCCCCGCAGTCGGTGCCCGCGCGCCTCGATCTGGGCGATGCCTTGCTCGAGCAGGGCAAGCAGCGGGACGCGGAGGCCGCGTATCGCGAGGCGGCCGCGCTCGACCCGCGCGCCTTTCGCGCGCAGCTCAAGCTGGGTCTGGTCCTCGAGGTTCAGCGCCGCTGGGCCGAGGCCGAGGGGGCGCTACGGGCTGCCGTCGCCCTCCGTCCCGAGCACGCGCTCGCCCACCTGCGTCTCGGGGTCGTGAGCCGGCGGCTCCGGCGTCCCGCCGAGGAGGAAGGCGCTCTCCGCCGGGCCGTCGCGCTGGCGCCGCGGCTCATCGACGCGCATCACAACCTCGGTGTCGCGCTGCTGCGTCAGAGCCGACATGCCGAGGCGGAGGCGGTGCTGCGTCGGGCCGTCGACCTCGCTCCCGGGAATCCCGTGGTGCGGGATGCCCTCGGCCAGGCGCTGGCCGCGCAGGGCCGCCAGGGCGAAGCGGTGGTCGTGTTCCGCGAGGCGCTGGAGCTGGCGCCCACCGCGGTGCGGACCCAGGTGCACCTGGCGCACGCGCTCCGCCGCGAGCGCCGCTGGGCGGATGCCGCACAGGCCTATCGTGCCGCCATCCGGGGCCGGCGCGGCGATGCGATGCTCCACGGCCATCTCGGAGTCACGCTCGCCCACGGCCGTCGCTACGGTGAAGCCGCGACCGCCTTCCGCGAGGCGCTCCGTCTCGATCCGGACAATGCCACCTGGCACGCGCGCTTCGGGCGCGTGCTCGAGCGGCAGGGGCGCTTTCCTGAAGCGGAGGCCGAGTTTCGCCAGGCGATTCGGCTGCGGCCGGGCGACGTCGGATCCCTCCTGGGCCTCGCGGGCGTGTTCCGCCGTGAAGGGCGCTGGGCCGAGGAGGCGGAGGCCTATCGGACCGCCCTCACCCTGCGGCCCGACGATCCCAACGTGCACTACGACCTCGGGCTCGCCCTGTCTGCGCAGGGCCTCGACGGGGAGGCCGAGGCCGTCTTCCGCGCCGCCGTCGCGATCGAGCCCGCCACCGCCGATTTTCACGTGGAGCTCGGCATCGCGCTGGGCCGGCAGGGCCGGCACGCGGATGCTGAGGTCGCGCTCCGCGAGGCGATCCGCCTCGACCCGCGCGACATCGTCGCCCGCGGCAACCTCGCGGTGGGGCTCGGGCGCCAGGGCCGGTTCGCCGACGCCGAGACCGTGTATCGCGACGCGCTGCTGATCAAGCCGGCGCACCCGGCGCTCCAGCGCGGACTGGGCGTCGTGCTCTATCTCCAGGGCAAGTACGGGCCTGCGGAGGTCGCGCTCCGCGAGGCGGTGCGCCTCCGGCCCGGCTACGCGAAGACCCATGCCGATCTCGGCGAGATGCTGGTCGAGCAGGGACGGCTGGCAGAGGCCGCCGAGTCGTTCGGTCACGCCATCGAGGCGCGCCCAGAAATCGCCTCGGCGCATCGCGGGCTCGGGGGCGTACGGCTCGCCCAGGGCAAGCTCGGCGAGGCGGAGGCCGCGTACCGCGAGGCGCTACGGCTCCGGCCCGACGAGGGGCAGAACCACTTCAATCTCTGGACGGTGCTGGAGCGCCAGGGCAAGGACGCGGACAGCGAGGCCGCCTATCGCGCGGCCATCGCGCTCAAGCCCGACTTCGCGGAAGCCCACGCGCGTCTGGGCTCGGTGCTGCTTCGCCTGGGCCGTCCCGCGGAGGCCGAGGCCGCCTACGCAGCAGCGGTGCGCCTGCACCCCGACGACCGCCGTTTCCGCAGCGCGCTCGACGCCGTGCGGCGGCGCCTCTATTCATAG
- a CDS encoding HAD-IIA family hydrolase — protein sequence MGASRRELRALRGFIFDLDGCVWTGDVLVPGAAEVLAMLREQGRRVSFLTNNSGARSAGLQAKLERLGVQAAKDEVFTPLEILSEVIVSRWGLARVLAIGGEDLGGALLEGGHELLPTDRYREAQVVVVGRDAGFSYDRLTAAARAIAGGAHFITPNLDPRLPLERDDFLPGCGAVVESVATAAGARPLVIGKPEPPLFELALARMGLSAEEAAMVGDSVDSDVRGARRVGMTAILFAPQGGPDGVAHFMVKSMAQLRRLLADK from the coding sequence GTGGGCGCTTCACGACGCGAGCTGCGCGCGCTGCGCGGGTTCATCTTCGATCTCGACGGCTGTGTCTGGACGGGCGACGTGCTGGTCCCCGGGGCGGCCGAGGTGCTCGCGATGCTGCGAGAGCAGGGTCGTCGGGTCTCCTTCCTCACCAACAACTCCGGCGCCCGCTCCGCGGGGCTCCAGGCCAAGCTCGAGCGGCTCGGCGTTCAGGCGGCGAAGGACGAGGTGTTCACGCCGCTGGAGATCCTGAGCGAGGTGATCGTGAGCCGCTGGGGCCTTGCCCGCGTGCTCGCCATTGGCGGGGAGGACCTCGGGGGAGCGCTCCTCGAGGGCGGTCACGAGCTCCTGCCCACGGATCGCTACCGCGAGGCCCAGGTCGTGGTGGTGGGTCGCGATGCCGGCTTCTCCTACGATCGCCTCACCGCCGCCGCCCGCGCCATCGCGGGGGGCGCTCACTTCATCACCCCCAACCTCGACCCGCGCCTGCCCCTCGAACGCGACGACTTCCTGCCCGGCTGCGGCGCGGTGGTGGAGTCGGTGGCCACCGCCGCGGGGGCGCGGCCGCTCGTCATCGGCAAGCCGGAGCCGCCTCTCTTCGAGCTCGCGCTGGCCCGCATGGGACTGAGCGCCGAGGAGGCCGCGATGGTGGGAGACAGCGTGGACTCGGACGTGCGCGGGGCGCGGCGGGTCGGGATGACCGCGATCCTGTTCGCGCCGCAGGGCGGGCCCGATGGCGTCGCGCACTTCATGGTGAAGTCCATGGCGCAGCTGAGACGTCTGCTCGCCGACAAGTGA
- the pepE gene encoding dipeptidase PepE has translation MSRVLLHSGGPLGPEGRREIAAFFGAARHVGFITSASLHDESAYFARVRAALAPPPPEGAGLDLVHIRWNARPLPALAGVEAVFMGGGNTYALLMRLRRSGLLAAIRRRVRAGMPYAGASAGSNVAGPTILTTNDWNVVGLARFDALRLVGFNINPHYKEADPMMAPGSETRDDRIREYHVVNRNPVVGLEEGALVRVERGKATALGTARIKIFRHGTPPVWYAAGEHLPVR, from the coding sequence GTGAGCCGCGTCCTCCTACACTCGGGGGGACCCCTCGGCCCCGAGGGCCGCCGCGAGATCGCCGCCTTCTTCGGCGCCGCGCGGCACGTGGGCTTCATCACCTCGGCGAGCCTCCACGACGAATCGGCCTACTTCGCCCGCGTGCGCGCGGCCCTGGCGCCCCCGCCGCCGGAGGGCGCGGGGCTCGATCTGGTCCACATCCGCTGGAACGCGCGACCGTTGCCCGCGCTCGCTGGCGTGGAGGCGGTGTTCATGGGCGGGGGCAACACGTACGCGCTGCTGATGCGTCTCCGCCGCTCGGGGCTGCTCGCCGCCATCCGCCGCCGGGTCCGTGCGGGCATGCCTTACGCGGGGGCGAGCGCGGGATCGAACGTGGCCGGGCCCACCATCCTCACCACCAACGACTGGAACGTGGTGGGCCTCGCGCGCTTCGACGCGCTCCGCCTCGTCGGCTTCAACATCAATCCCCACTACAAGGAAGCCGATCCCATGATGGCGCCGGGCAGCGAGACGCGCGACGACCGCATCCGTGAGTACCACGTGGTGAACCGCAATCCCGTGGTCGGGCTGGAGGAGGGCGCGCTGGTGCGCGTCGAGCGCGGCAAGGCGACCGCGCTGGGCACCGCGCGCATCAAGATCTTCCGTCACGGCACCCCGCCAGTGTGGTATGCAGCGGGGGAACACCTACCCGTGAGGTAG